A genomic segment from Oncorhynchus clarkii lewisi isolate Uvic-CL-2024 chromosome 14, UVic_Ocla_1.0, whole genome shotgun sequence encodes:
- the LOC139366470 gene encoding fermitin family homolog 3b, with product MAAWDLSVAVEDLGADAPPITVSVTSDLHIGGVILKLVEKSQVKRDWSDHALWWEQKQQWLLRTAWTLEKCGIQADAGLIFMPQHKPLRLGLPNGLNLRLRVCFSGPVFRTVLGICKMLNIRRPEELSLLRPVEEKKRKKVRDLSEELYDLTEVPLTSVSRPCLYNGMPAHFADSPKTEKVYKMLSVSQPAPPPETIAKLYRPASVVDKAHIHSRWLDSSRSLMEQGVQENDRLWLRFKYYCFHDLEPKYDAVRLTQMYEQARWAILLEDIDCTEEEMLLFGAIQYHINKLSLSEPQTMTSSPAMDDLDSALQCLEVKLDGANSSPQDMLENLTAPELNDYLKIFRPKRLTLKGYKQYWFKFKDASISYYKSKEESLGEPIQQINLKGCEAAPDVNVAGQKFCIKLLIPAPEGMNEVYLRCENEEQYSSWMAACRLASKGKSLADSSFQSEVQSIRSFLAMQQTNPNTHTDDSMSINTHSLVSPRYSKKYKAKQLTPRILEAYQNVAQLSLTDALLRFLQIWQALPDFGISLVVVRFKGSRKDEVLGITPNRLIRIDLGVGEVVKTWRYNNMRQWNVNWDIRQVAIEFDGNVNIAFSCVTADCKIVHEFIGGYIFMSTRSREQSDTLNEELFHKLTGGHEAL from the exons aTGGCAGCGTGGGACCTGTCAGTTGCGGTGGAGGACCTGGGAGCTGATGCTCCGCCCATCACTGTCAGTGTGACCTCTGACCTACACATAGGTGGGGTCATCCTCAAACTAGTGGAGAAGTCac AGGTAAAGCGCGACTGGTCGGATCATGCCCTGTGGTGGGAGCAGAAGCAGCAGTGGCTCCTGCGAACGGCCTGGACCCTTGAGAAGTGTGGCATCCAGGCAGATGCCGGGCTCATCTTCATGCCCCAGCACAAGCCCCTGAGGCTGGGCCTGCCCAACGGACTGAACCTCAGGCTCCGGGTCTGCTTCTCTGGGCCTGTGTTCCGCACTGTGCTGGGCATCTGCAAGATGCTGA ACATCCGTCGGCCAGAGGAGCTGTCCCTGCTGCGACCtgtagaggagaagaagaggaagaaagtTAGAGACTTGTCAGAGGAACTGTATGACCTCACAGAAGTGCCTCTCACCTCAG TGTCCCGCCCCTGCTTGTATAATGGAATGCCTGCCCATTTCGCTGACTCCCCTAAGACTGAGAAGGTGTACAAGATGCTGTCAGTCTCCCAGCCTGCTCCCCCTCCAGAGACCATCGCTAAGCTGTACCGCCCCGCCAGTGTGGTAGACAAGGCCCACATCCACAGCAG gTGGCTGGACTCTTCTCGTTCACTGATGGAGCAGGGAGTTCAGGAGAATGACAGACTCTGGCTGCGCTTCAAATACTACTGCTTCCATGACCTGGAgcccaag TATGATGCGGTGCGTCTGACCCAGATGTATGAGCAGGCTCGCTGGGCCATCCTACTGGAGGACATAGACTGTACTGAGGAGGAGATGCTGCTGTTTGGAGCTATACAG taccaCATCAACAAGCTGTCCCTGTCGGAGCCCCAGACGATGACCTCTAGTCCGGCCATGGATGACCTGGACTCAGCCCTACAGTGCCTGGAGGTCAAGCTGGATGGGGCGAACAGCAGCCCCCAAGACATGCTG GAGAACCTGACCGCCCCAGAGCTGAATGATTATTTGAAGATATTCCG GCCCAAGAGGTTGACTCTGAAGGGATACAAGCAGTACTGGTTCAAGTTTAAGGATGCCTCCATCTCCTACTATAAGAGCAAAGAGGAGAGCCTGGGAGAACCCATTCAACAGATCAACCTCAAAG GCTGTGAGGCTGCTCCAGATGTGAACGTTGCTGGACAAAAGTTCTGCATCAAACTTCTGATCCCAGCTCCAGAGGGCATGAACGAGGTCTACCTGCGCTGTGAAAAT gaGGAGCAGTATTCCAGTTGGATGGCAGCGTGTCGTCTGGCCTCTAAAGGGAAGAGTCTGGCAGACAGCTCATTCCAGAGTGAGGTCCAGAGCATCCGATCCTTCCTGGCCATGCAGCAGAccaaccccaacacacacacagatgacagCATGAGCATcaacacacacagcctggtcTCTCCACGCTACAGCAAGAAGTACAAGGCCAAACAG TTGACCCCTCGTATCCTGGAGGCATATCAGAACGTGGCTCAGCTCTCCCTGACTGACGCCCTCCTCCGCTTTCTCCAGATCTGGCAGGCCCTGCCTGACTTTGGTATCTCCTTGGTGGTGGTGAG GTTTAAGGGCAGCAGGAAGGACGAGGTGCTGGGCATCACCCCCAACCGCCTGATCCGTATCGACCTGGGGGTGGGAGAAGTGGTCAAGACCTGGCGCTACAACAACATGAGGCAGTGGAACGTCAACTGGGACATACGACAG GTGGCCATAGAGTTTGATGGGAACGTGAACATAGCGTTCAGTTGTGTGACGGCTGACTGTAAGATCGTCCATGAGTTCATTGGAGGCTACATCTTCATGTCGACACGCAGCCGCGAGCAGAGTGACACACTCAACGAAGAGCTCTTCCACAAGCTGACGGGAGGCCACGAGGCTCTGTGA
- the LOC139366469 gene encoding ABC transporter F family member 4, which yields MMSTWYMDGAEDNRGVYTKQGPEGLLQSERRRIKLQSDLVTLQRDQRLSRAVRLQSRWQELSERERQAQQQNRQLLQEFDRAQDTLRDMVTCNAAMNTIKVEYERYLEESFPRWQQQLKQKILSAQRKRMEQHLKECLRSMEEDRAEERGSRPPIGAQPPLSPCHVQQLQNAAAHQEHHNQNGHQDYIQNGHHHPSIPSIQSSWLIHARSQWVDSQTRMHSKLQQRDMTHQPAHPLHPYDPQFLYPPQPYPVQHPQSLYPPQPYPIQPPQSYSNPSKHHIVIQQEAPPTGFPMQWAAGVATAGLHFRAPVGLQTSWTSPAMPDTQGWRIVQDVAGEDLGRVVSAATSPEGGSSVGHRQKREKSSDLAQELDIKPVRLSSGHGESSESSRTSSQASKDSASSRERRKRKEKNGGRAGQSATDRSSAGSGEVVIPEASVSSASVVQSSENDGTSVVGRNRSRMSRGLANLFSAEESGSHRDESGSDREWSVSQKEESSQIQESGSHRAKAVGHMEESVSHRVEAVSEMEESRSQMQASMIKKESVSHGEEVASEKEVGDNAMEATEGEEESLVGLSAEEGATGEEESLVGLSVEGGATGEEEEEIKHDREEGRETKEEEGIGEHEGEKEQGEDQDEGNEAHQRDREEGEEEEEEEEEVQPESESVSIREHTAEDEEDRERGEEEAEEAQDSEGQVEREDVERGDRGMEEESENEREESHTSQNGEIEEEDVGVGDERDDNEEGSEGEEDGGEEEEEEQRCQDAEEDSAAGQPEDEEERDSDDSIISPPEHRSSKCLAEVAEEEEEEEVIGNNDENDDGEDDEDDKVKGYSWSVDPFPDEDDDIERLLAPQAKSQEKQEKEEKKKTVVLVKPKAIDEDLDSFSEVKALHKKKGANQDTDSEEFDHFYD from the exons ATGATGTCTACCTGGTATATGGACGGTGCCGAGGATAACCGAGGTGTTTATACAAAACAGGGACCAGAAGGACTGCTACAGAG TGAGCGCAGGAGGATAAAGCTGCAGAGTGACCTTGTGACCTTACAGAGAGATCAGCGCCT taGCCGGGCTGTGCGGCTGCAGAGCCGGTGGCAGGagctgagtgagagagagcgtcAGGCCCAGCAGCAGAACAGGCAGCTGCTGCAGGAGTTTGACAGAGCCCAGGACACTCTGAGAGACATGGTCACCTGCAACGCCGCTATGAATACCATAAAA GTGGAGTATGAAAGGTATCTGGAGGAGAGCTTCCCTCGCTGGCAGCAGCAGCTCAAACAGAAGATACTATCTGCCCAACGCAAG CGAATGGAGCAGCACCTGAAGGAGTGCCTGAGGAGTATGGAGGAGGACAGGGCTGAAGAGAGGGGCTCCAGACCCCCCATTGGAGCCCAACCTCCACTTTCTCCAT GTCATGTCCAACAGCTCCAGAATGCCGCTGCGCATCAAGAACACCACAACCAAAATGGCCACCAGGACTACATCCAAAATGGCCACCATCATCCCAGCATCCCTTCAATTCAGTCCTCCTGGTTGATTCATGCTCGTTCTCAATGGGTTGATTCCCAAACCAGAATGCACTCCAAACTCCAACAAAGAGACATGACTCACCAACCCGCTCACCCCCTCCACCCCTATGACCCCCAGTTCCTCTACCCCCCTCAGCCTTACCCTGTCCAGCACCCTCAGTCCCTCTACCCCCCTCAGCCTTACCCTATCCAGCCCCCTCAGTCCTACTCTAACCCCAGTAAACACCACATTGTGATCCAGCAGGAGGCACCACCGACAGGGTTCCCCATGCAATGGGCTGCTGGAGTCGCCACGGCTGGGCTCCATTTCAGGGCCCCAGTGGGCCTTCAAACTTCCTGGACAAGCCCTGCCATGCCGGATACCCAGGGATGGAGAATAGTACAGGATGTGGCGGGGGAGGATCTGGGGAGGGTGGTCAGTGCAGCGACTAGTCCTGAAGGAGGGAGCAGTGTGGgacacagacagaagagagagaagagcagcgATTTGGCACAAGAGCTCGACATCAAACCAG TGCGTCTGTCGAGTGGACATGGAGAGAGCAGTGAGAGTAGCAGAACCTCCAGTCAGGCCAGTAAAGACAGCGCCAgtagcagggagaggaggaagaggaaggagaagaatGGAGGAAGAGCAGGACAGAGCGCAACAGACAGGTCCTCTGCAGGATCCGGGGAGGTGGTTATTCCTGAGGCTTCAGTATCTTCTGCCTCTGTGGTCCAGAGCTCAGAGAATGATGGGACATCGGTGGTAGGGAGAAACAGGAGCAGGATGAGTAGGGGACTTGCTAACCTATTCAGTGCAGAGGAGTCAGGAAGTCATAGAGACGAATCAGGGAGTGATAGGGAGTGGTCGGTGAGTCAAAAGGAGGAATCAAGTCAAATTCAAGAATCAGGGAGTCATAGGGCAAAGGCAGTGGGTCACATGGAGGAATCAGTGAGTCATAGGGTAGAGGCAGTGAGTGAAATGGAAGAGTCAAGAAGTCAAATGCAGGCGTCAATGATTAAAAAGGAGTCAGTGAGTCATGGGGAGGAAGTAGCCAGTGAGAAAGAAGTAGGAGATAATGCCATGGAGGccacagagggagaagaggagagtctGGTTGGACTCAGTGCGGAGGAGGGAgcaacaggagaagaggagagtctGGTTGGACTCAGTGTGGAGGGGGGAGcaacaggagaagaggaggaggaaattaaacatgacagagaggaggggagggaaacaAAGGAAGAAGAGGGAATCGGAGAACATGAAGGCGAAAAAGAGCAAGGAGAAGATCAGGATGAAGGCAATGAGGcacaccagagagacagagaagaaggagaggaggaggaggaggaagaggaagaagtcCAACCAGAGAGTGAGAGCGTTTCTATAAGGGAGCACACTGCAGAGGacgaggaagacagggagaggggagaggaggaagcagaggaggCACAGGACTCAGAAGGACAGGTAGAGCGCGAGGATGTGGAACGGGGTGATAGAGGCatggaggaagagagcgagaacgaAAGAGAGGAATCACACACTTCTCAGAACGGAGAGATAGAAGAGGAGGATGTGGGAGTTGGGGATGAAAGAGATGATAATGAGGAGGGGTCAGAAGGTGAAGAAGATGGTggcgaggaagaggaagaggagcagcGTTGTCAGGATGCTGAGGAAGACTCAGCAGCAGGGCAAcctgaggatgaagaggagagagactctGACGACAGCATCATCTCACCACCAGAACACAG GTCATCCAAATGCCTGGCAGAGGTagcggaagaggaggaggaagaagaagtgaTCGGTAATAATGATGAAAATGATGATGGTGAAGATGATGAAGATGACAAAGTGAAAGGGTATTCATGGTCTGTAGATCCTTTTCCAGATGAGGATGATGATATTGAACGTCTTCTCGCTCCACAAGCAAAGTCTCAGGAAAAACA agagaaagaagaaaagaAGAAGACAGTGGTCCTTGTCAAACCCAAAG CCATAGATGAAGACTTGGACAGTTTCTCTGAAGTAAAAGCACTTCACAAAAAGAAAGGGGCTAATCAGGACACAGACTCAGAAGAGTTTGATCACTTCTACGACTGA
- the LOC139366473 gene encoding probable palmitoyltransferase ZDHHC24: MTWFSFAGRVWDRVEKTCLHLPIVLNTVLVFSITAEVSYLVLVEAPLQPDQKKTQWSTVWKTLHLLVQYFMFGNIAWNASLFLKTSTSIQGVFLGSEGMAQGWRYCYTCETHTPPRCSHCYDCKVCVLRRDHHCVFFGQCVGFRNYRYFLSCLLFMWTGLLYAVVMNAEVFIIILKEGVTLHSILLLLMPWIMLVSGQVTARAFAFAFIADTCVLGFLLVAAFLFFHLFLLLRGQTTREWYSIRRPYNLGLLGNLRHALGTRWYICWLCPLIPSPLPGDGIHFQVTESLESDPNRSR, translated from the exons ATGACATGGTTTAGTTTCGCAGGTCGGGTGTGGGATCGCGTGGAGAAGACGTGTCTCCACCTGCCCATCGTTCTGAACACCGTTCTCGTGTTCTCCATCACGGCGGAGGTGAGCTACCTGGTCCTGGTCGAGGCGCCGCTCCAACCGGACCAGAAGAAGACCCAGTGGTCTACCGTGTGGAAGACTCTGCACCTCCTCGTGCAGTACTTCATGTTTGGAAACATCGCATGGAACGCCTCGCTGTTTCTGAAAACCAGCACCAGCATTCAAGGAGTGTTCCTGGGCTCAGAAGGCATGGCACAAGGCTGGAG GTACTGCTACACATGTGAGACCCACACTCCCCCGCGGTGCTCCCACTGCTATGACTGTAAGGTGTGTGTTCTGAGACGAGACCACCACTGTGTGTTCTTCGGCCAGTGTGTGGGCTTCCGTAACTACCGCTACTTCCTCAGCTGTCTGCTGTTCATGTGGACGGGGCTGCTGTACGCTGTAGTGATGAACGCTGAGGTCTTCATCATCATCCTGAAGGAAGGAGTCACGCTGCACAGCATCCTGCTACTTCTCATGCCCTGGATCATGCTCGTCTCTG gtcagGTGACAGCGCGGGCCTTTGCCTTTGCCTTCATCGCAGACACCTGTGTGTTGGGCTTCCTGCTGGTGGCAGCCTTCCTCTTCTtccaccttttcctcctcctgcGAGGCCAGACCACCAGAGAGTGGTACTCCATCCGCAGGCCCTACAACCTGGGATTACTGGGCAACTTGCGGCACGCCCTGGGTACCCGCTGGTACATCTGCTGGCTCTGCCCACTCATCCCCTCCCCACTGCCTGGGGACGGCATCCATTTCCAGGTCACAGAGTCACTGGAGTCGGATCCCAACCGCTCACGGTAA
- the LOC139366472 gene encoding ribonuclease H2 subunit C produces MSSNCSVTTLQLDSVSQAECPSVHLLPCEIEHDGPAEVSQFFTATIKDRKHEKTVSFRGRGLKGQEVSCPQGYTGLVLREVNKSGSDQEDRTVKVSSVFHKVTYWNLETSPNSDDGIVMAMAWPDLAEAIHGPVDD; encoded by the exons ATGTCATCCAATTGCAGTGTGACCACATTACAGCTGGACTCAGTGAGCCAGGCAGAATGCCCCTCTGTTCACCTGCTGCCCTGTGAGATAGAGCATGACGGGCCTGCAGAGGTGTCCCAGTTCTTCACAGCCACCATCAAAGACCGAAAACATG AGAAAACGGTTTCGTTCAGGGGTCGTGGGTTAAAAGGTCAGGAGGTCAGCTGTCCGCAGGGCTACACAGGCCTGGTGCTGAGAGAGGTCAACAAATCAGGCTCTGACCAGGAG GACAGGACTGTGAAGGTGTCCTCAGTGTTCCATAAAGTCACCTACTGGAACCTCGAGACTTCGCCCAACTCTGATGACGGCATCGTCATGGCAATGGCCTGGCCGGATCTGGCAGAAGCG ATACATGGGCCGGTGGATGACTGA
- the LOC139366471 gene encoding zinc finger and BTB domain-containing protein 3-like: MEFPRHALQLLSGLRSQRQRGFLCDCTVFVSSSRFLAHRAVLASCSPFFHMFYSDPPGGTGASSVTLDGDIVTAAAFGLLLDFMYEGVLRLEAPPPAEDVLAAASFLHMNEVVRVCKRRLQHRPPPAEADSTRPEESGVAVVGASGPGVGMVATGAAKVMAMSVSQSASVAMQRSQLGCYTRSERRVEVHAHAPLSPDMADTTQPGMDHALLHVGELVTLSSGPSLKLGGQREVQGGSALCSPCSSTESYNLSSHHRQPSSSAGASSVVPVTQTDGSSSMVGILTQSDHSSSSSPEQDSHDPVSNKSTVITPGMQCQQHGLSINTHPQIRIQPPHSLLTSPPNLNLVTHQGQTSALSRPDGLQHGGSERESKEASEHSDMGTVGVEEVEQEEGVKVKVEAIVISDEEFEEMEGVMIRRGMNGGRERGMMEVEDRNEFNDDNKDRDELNNPHFIPPHPHHASLQMTHSHPSEPFSFSFSPSGPSSTSSDAPPFPSSLFPSVGQHSDQPVYFQDSMGNYVEDVPTCSVCGKTFSCAYTLRRHAIVHTRERPYECRYCYRSYTQSGDLYRHIRKAHDSSLPAKRSKGDTEEGQPPHS; the protein is encoded by the coding sequence atgGAGTTCCCCCGGCACGCCCTGCAGCTCCTGTCAGGCCTGCGTTCTCAGCGTCAGCGTGGGTTCCTGTGCGACTGCACCGTCTTCGTGAGTTCCTCACGTTTCCTGGCCCACCGTGCTGTCCTGGCCTCCTGCTCTCCATTCTTCCACATGTTCTACTCTGATCCCCCAGGGGGCACCGGGGCCAGCTCGGTCACGCTGGACGGGGACATCGTGACGGCGGCGGCGTTCGGCCTGTTGTTAGACTTCATGTACGAGGGTGTGCTGCGGCTTGAGGCCCCTCCCCCAGCAGAGGACGTGCTGGCGGCGGCGAGCTTCCTCCACATGAACGAGGTGGTCCGGGTGTGTAAGAGACGGCTACAGCACCGACCACCACCAGCTGAGGCAGACAGCACGCGCCCGGAGGAGAGTGGAGTGGCGGTGGTGGGTGCAAGTGGACCCGGAGTTGGCATGGTGGCAACAGGAGCTGCTAAAGTGATGGCGATGTCAGTGTCTCAGTCTGCGTCAGTGGCGATGCAGAGAAGCCAGTTGGGCTGTTATACGAGgtcagagaggagggtggaggttcATGCGCACGCCCCTCTGAGTCCTGACATGGCCGACACCACCCAGCCGGGCATGGACCACGCCCTCCTTCATGTGGGTGAGCTGGTTACCCTTTCCTCCGGTCCCTCTCTCAAGCTGGGAGGTCAGAGAGAGGTTCAGGGGGGCTCGGCCCTTTGCAGCCCCTGCAGCTCCACAGAGTCATACAATCTCAGCAGCCACCATCGCCAGCCCTCTTCATCAGCAGGTGCATCATCAGTGGTACCTGTGACCCAGACTGATGGTTCCAGCTCCATGGTGGGGATACTGACCCAGTCTGACCACAGCAGCTCCTCCAGCCCAGAACAGGACAGCCATGACCCTGTCTCTAACAAGAGCACAGTAATCACACCAGGCATGCAATGCCAGCAGCATGGTCTCAGTATCAACACACACCCTCAGATTAGAATACAGCCTCCACACtcactcctcacctcacctcccaaCCTGAACCTTGTAACCCATCAGGGCCAAACCTCAGCACTGTCAAGGCCTGACGGGCTGCAGCATGgggggtcagagagggagagcaaggagGCTAGTGAACACTCTGACATGGGGACTGtgggagtggaggaggtggagcaGGAGGAAGGGGTGAAGGTAAAGGTGGAGGCCATAGTGATCTCAGATGAGGAGTTTGAGGAGATGGAAGGAGTGATGATAAGGAGAGGAATGAATGGGGGTAGAGAACGAGGGATgatggaggtagaggacaggAATGAGTTTAACGACGATAATAAAGACAGAGATGAACTAAACAACCCTCACTTCATCCCTCCTCACCCCCACCACGCCTCACTCCAGATGACCCACTCCCACCCCTCTGagcctttctccttctccttctccccctccggACCCAGCTCCACTTCTTCTGATgctccccctttcccctcctccctcttcccctccgtGGGCCAACATTCCGACCAGCCCGTCTACTTCCAGGATTCCATGGGGAATTATGTCGAGGACGTCCCCACGTGCAGTGTTTGTGGAAAGACGTTCTCGTGCGCGTACACCCTGAGGCGACACGCCATCGTGCACACACGCGAGCGTCCCTACGAGTGCCGCTACTGTTACCGTAGCTACACGCAGTCAGGTGACCTATACCGCCACATTAGGAAGGCTCATGACTCCAGCCTGCCAGCCAAACGCAGTAAAGGAGACACTGAGGAGGGCCAGCCTCCACACAGCTAA